The region CTGACCTGGCGCAACAGCCTGGATGTGATCATGCTCTGGGAGTTCGCCTCGGCCGTAACACCCTCCGTGGTGGGCGGTACCACGGTGGCCACTATCATCCTGAACAAAGAAGGCATCCCGCTGGGCAAGTCGCTGGCGTATGTGATGCTGACGGCGGTGCTGGATAACATGTTCTTTATCGTGGTGGCGCCCATTGCGCTGCTGCTCACGCAAGGCGCCGTGTTCCCCACCTTCAACCTCGACCCATCGGACGTGGCCAAGCTGCAGTCTGCCTTCTATATCAGCTACAGCCTGATTGCGGTGTATACCTTTATCATGATCTACGCGCTGTTCGTGCGCCCGCGTGCCTTTAAGTGGCTGCTGCTCAAGATCACCTCCATCGGGTTTCTGCGCAAGTGGCGCGTAAACGCCTTTCAGCATGGCAACGAGATTGTGTGGGCGTCGGAGCAGCTGAGAGGTAAAGACTTTAACTACTGGGCGCGCGCCATCCTTGCCACCATATTTGTCTGGAGTGCCCGTTACTTCCTGCTCAATTGCCTCATCGCGGCCTTTGTGGATGTCTCTTTCAGCGAGCATCTGCTGATCCTCTCCCGCAACCTGATCTTCTGGATCGTGATGCTGATTGCCATTACGCCGGGCGGTGCGGGTATCGTGGAGATGGCCTTCCCGAGCTTCTTCGGCCTGTTCCTGGGAGGCTTCGCCAGTGTCGTGGTAGTGCTCTACCGCCTCATCACCTATTATCCGTACCTGATCCTGGGGTCCATCTTCCTGCCTAAATGGGTAGCCAAGGTGTTTGGCCGGCAAGCGCAGGAGCAAGAGGAGCTGGCCGAGGAGTATAAACGCTAGCGGCAAAGAAAGTATAACGGCGCCGCCGCGTTTGTGAGGTATGGCCGAAAGCCGTACCTTCATCTGTCCAAAGTATAAAGTATACCCTTTGATGAAACGATCCATCTGGCCACTGCTTGCCCTGCTTCTACTGGCAGGCTGCAATGGCAGCAACACCGCCCTGAACGAGAAACTGAAAGCCGCCGTAACCCAGGGGGAAGTTGGCCCGGAAGGCTACAAAACTATCCGCATGGCCGAGCTGACCGATTTTGACTGGGACTTGATGTACTTCTTCCAGCCAAACGAAGACAAAAAATCCATCAGTGACGTGATCGGGTTTAAGTGGGAGGGAGACCCTGTGCCTGATAACCACCGCCGCCTGCTGTTTGTGAAGGACGGGGAAGTGGTTTCTTATGTGGATTACTACTACAACGACCTGCCTTTATTCGTGTATGGCTGCGAGGCCGACAAATGGATTTACCCGAAAGGTCGCTCCGAGTTTGCCAGCTTTAAGTATTGCAGCGGGGAGAAGGAGGTCTACACGTTTATACCTGTGCCCTGTGTGGAGAACATCCGGCTGCTGATGGATAACAAGTGCCCTGAGGGAGAGGCTCCTGTGGCGGAGTAGGTATAGAAGTCGGCCCATGCCGGCTTTTTTTATGTGGCTGTATGCCCTTTAATTGCTCCGGTAATCTAAGGCTGCAAAGCAAGCAACATGCGTAAAAAGAGTAGCAAGGCCTTGCCCGTGCAGTACCTGTAAGTATAGCGTCGGGGGGCAGTTTATAAAACTTATTGTGTCAACGTCTATCAAACTACTAGCCACATGAAAGCCATTGTGATAGGAGGAGGAATCGGAGGCTTGTGCGCGGCCCTTGCCCTTCAGAAAGCGGGCATGGAAACAACCGTTTACGAAGCGGCGCCCAGGATTATGGGGCTTGGAGCAGGAGTGGGGCTGGCAGCCAACGCCATACAGGGCCTTGCCCGCCTGGGCTTAGCCGATGAGGTAATTGCGCGCGGCAAGCAGCTGGAGGCGCTCGTAATTTTTGATGAGCATGGCAGCGTGATCAGCAACATGGATACCCGGCCCCTGAGCAACAAGTACGGCATCAACAACTTTGTGATCCACCGCGCCGACCTGCACGAGGTGCTCTGCAATCACCTGCATCCCGGCTCACTGGTGCTGGGCAAACGCTGTGAGGAGGTTATGCAGGAAGGTGAGCAGGTGCGGGTCATGTTTACGGATGGAAGTTATGCCACTGCCGATCTGCTTATTGCCGCCGATGGCATCAGTTCGGTGGTGCGCCAGCAACTGGTGCCGCAAAGTATCCCACGTTACGCCGGTTATACTTGCTGGCGCGCCGTGATCGACAACCCCGGAGTGGCCATCAACACCATGATCTCGGCAGAGACCTGGGCTCCCGAAGGCCGGGTAGGGATTGCCCCATTGCAGGGCGATAAGATATACTGGTATGCCTGCATCAACGCCCCGCAGCGCGACGAAAAAATGCGCCGCATGACACCTGAGAAGCTGGCCCGCCACTTTGAAAACGTACATTCGCCGGTAGAGATGGTGCTGGCGTCAACCGCTCCGGAGCAGCTTATCTGGAACGACATTGCAGATTTAAAACCGCTAAAGCATTTTGTGTATGGCCGTGTGGTGCTGTTAGGTGATGCCGCCCATGCTACTACGCCCAACATGGGGCAAGGGGCTTGCCAGGCGATAGAAGACGCCGTGGTGCTGGCGCAATGCCTGCAACAGGAGCCGGTGCTGGCAAAGGCCCTTAAAAAGTATGAGAAGCGCCGAATGCCCAGAACCGCCAAAGTAATCGCACTGTCGAGGAGGCTGGGGGAGGTAGCACACTGGCGTCACCCATTGCTGGGCCGCATCCGCAACACGCTGTTTCGCGCCATGCCAAAGTTCATCACCCAGCGGCAGATGGAGGACTTGTATAAGGTTGACTTCTGAATCAGGTATCAAAGGTAACATTGAGGTTAAAGCAGGTTTATATCTTTGCTGCTGGTGCAGGCTATTCAATACCACAGGCGTTAAGGGGCTGCAGCCGTTAATCAGTTACGAGCTAATTTCTTACCTATGCAAGCCGCCGACACAAGCGCCACCACTACCTTGGCTAATCAGAAGCCCAGTTTTAGAGAAGCCTTCTTCTTTTGGCTGAAGTTAGGCTTTATCAGCTTCGGCG is a window of Pontibacter kalidii DNA encoding:
- a CDS encoding lysylphosphatidylglycerol synthase transmembrane domain-containing protein, which produces MDQNKKTILKSFSPVKVLIPVLLGLAATAWLFIKDDKVSELKGIAQANIWWLLAALVVLVVRDAGYMYRIRSLTDKFLTWRNSLDVIMLWEFASAVTPSVVGGTTVATIILNKEGIPLGKSLAYVMLTAVLDNMFFIVVAPIALLLTQGAVFPTFNLDPSDVAKLQSAFYISYSLIAVYTFIMIYALFVRPRAFKWLLLKITSIGFLRKWRVNAFQHGNEIVWASEQLRGKDFNYWARAILATIFVWSARYFLLNCLIAAFVDVSFSEHLLILSRNLIFWIVMLIAITPGGAGIVEMAFPSFFGLFLGGFASVVVVLYRLITYYPYLILGSIFLPKWVAKVFGRQAQEQEELAEEYKR
- a CDS encoding lipoprotein — translated: MKRSIWPLLALLLLAGCNGSNTALNEKLKAAVTQGEVGPEGYKTIRMAELTDFDWDLMYFFQPNEDKKSISDVIGFKWEGDPVPDNHRRLLFVKDGEVVSYVDYYYNDLPLFVYGCEADKWIYPKGRSEFASFKYCSGEKEVYTFIPVPCVENIRLLMDNKCPEGEAPVAE
- a CDS encoding FAD-dependent monooxygenase, which codes for MKAIVIGGGIGGLCAALALQKAGMETTVYEAAPRIMGLGAGVGLAANAIQGLARLGLADEVIARGKQLEALVIFDEHGSVISNMDTRPLSNKYGINNFVIHRADLHEVLCNHLHPGSLVLGKRCEEVMQEGEQVRVMFTDGSYATADLLIAADGISSVVRQQLVPQSIPRYAGYTCWRAVIDNPGVAINTMISAETWAPEGRVGIAPLQGDKIYWYACINAPQRDEKMRRMTPEKLARHFENVHSPVEMVLASTAPEQLIWNDIADLKPLKHFVYGRVVLLGDAAHATTPNMGQGACQAIEDAVVLAQCLQQEPVLAKALKKYEKRRMPRTAKVIALSRRLGEVAHWRHPLLGRIRNTLFRAMPKFITQRQMEDLYKVDF